The Oxalobacteraceae bacterium OTU3CINTB1 genome includes a window with the following:
- a CDS encoding CHASE domain-containing protein yields the protein MRVGHDTDSPAASERSLVSAWIGDAGARKAPKLLAGPMQLAALALCYALVARASLLLAFANTNATPVWPPSGIAFAAILLIGYRAWPAIMLGAFAANLATFHANGLALGGAVALASGAIAAGNTLEALAGTWLIRRYADVTQPVGQLQNVYKFALVAMVMCLVSSGIGATTLLLFGLASADTYATVLLTWWVGDTAGVLLVTPAIIVWSLGRPRAWNWRGALEIALSLAALLALTAAVFLRAYSPDDHLGWLPYLFVLCVAWASYRHGLRGASAVCLCAAAGAVPGTVNGLGPFAAGTLNDALISLDSFIVLCCLIGLVLSADASERQRLQTTVKEHGAAQWGTLLVGVGLTVLVWHLVAVDTERRARERFDAEAEEIAQRIVQRMNLYESGLRGAQALFKAEPEPTRAQWREFAAGLDLVNNFPGVMGLGYAVFLRHDQRAGLERQVRQEGYPDFRIWSLDPLSRDAADAAQPPPSSAPVYYLEPFDERNRRAFGYDMFSEPIRKVAMRNAARSGMPALSAKVELVQSARAGHQPGFLMYFPVYRKQAGLPAGATPEQRMAALQGYAYSPILAEELMRDLLVAGGQADNHAGTHAIRLEIFDGDETDARARLYASAADRTENDRLHYPNPFAREMPLELLQHRWTLRFTSLPAFERSIDRQKSHIVLLAGVIISLLFFGVVRALTARHVYATALARQMTGALRESESSLIAARDLAEAASRAKTEFVANMSHEIRTPLNAVLGMTHLLNNTPLSPDQQKYLEMIRSSGNSLLGILNDVLDFSKIEAGRMELAPAPFQLGAVLETLANIMTVNGGEKDLELAIGIEPGVPQALVGDGHRLQQVLVNLVGNAIKFTEKGSVAVLVELVAGAPGTPGGDQAPADARAAQLRFTVSDSGIGIHADSLAQLFAPFSQADASMTRRFGGTGLGLAISRRIAALMGGAIEVRSTPGVGSEFMLTVPMLRADAPTDDDAAGLPPLHLLVVDDDTLSARYLYKTIRALGWRCDCAGSGEQALAVLRGSGSRYGAVLVDWNMPGMDGVATMEAIRATGPGAPPIVLMVSAFGQGKLLDTDGAQSADAVLLKPVTGQRLQDSVRLARSARDASAASQKNSENGGDPAVADSAPATEAQSPASGPPPGLRVDGVRILLVEDNPINQLVARSMLDYAGATIDSVDNGRAAVDLLRTESHRYDLVLMDVQMPEMDGFEATRLIRSELALTLPVLAMTAGVMASEREQCIASGMNDFIAKPIDVEEMLRAILRNLPATPHADGR from the coding sequence ATGCGCGTAGGTCACGATACGGATTCCCCGGCCGCCTCCGAGCGCTCCCTGGTCTCCGCCTGGATCGGGGACGCCGGCGCCCGCAAGGCGCCAAAGCTGCTGGCCGGGCCGATGCAGCTGGCGGCGCTGGCGCTTTGCTATGCACTGGTGGCCCGCGCCAGCCTGCTGCTGGCGTTCGCCAACACCAACGCCACGCCAGTATGGCCGCCGTCCGGCATCGCCTTCGCCGCCATCCTGTTGATCGGATACCGCGCCTGGCCGGCTATCATGCTGGGAGCCTTCGCCGCCAACCTCGCCACCTTCCACGCCAACGGCCTGGCGCTGGGCGGCGCCGTAGCGCTGGCCTCGGGCGCCATCGCCGCCGGCAACACCCTCGAGGCGCTGGCCGGGACCTGGCTGATACGCCGCTACGCCGACGTCACGCAGCCGGTAGGCCAGCTGCAGAACGTCTACAAGTTCGCGCTGGTCGCCATGGTCATGTGCCTGGTGAGCTCCGGCATCGGCGCCACCACCCTTTTGCTGTTCGGCCTGGCCAGCGCCGACACCTACGCCACCGTCCTGCTGACCTGGTGGGTCGGCGACACCGCCGGCGTGCTGCTGGTGACGCCGGCGATCATCGTCTGGTCGCTGGGCCGCCCGCGGGCCTGGAACTGGCGCGGCGCGCTGGAGATTGCGCTGTCCCTGGCGGCGTTGCTGGCGCTGACCGCCGCGGTCTTCTTGCGCGCCTATTCGCCCGACGACCATCTCGGATGGCTGCCGTATCTGTTCGTGCTGTGCGTAGCCTGGGCGTCGTACCGCCACGGCCTGCGCGGCGCCAGCGCCGTCTGCCTGTGCGCCGCCGCCGGCGCCGTGCCGGGCACCGTCAACGGCCTCGGTCCGTTCGCCGCCGGCACCCTCAACGACGCGCTGATCTCGCTCGACAGCTTCATCGTGCTGTGCTGCCTGATCGGCCTGGTGCTGAGCGCCGACGCCAGCGAACGACAACGGCTGCAAACGACCGTCAAGGAGCACGGCGCCGCGCAATGGGGCACCTTGCTGGTCGGGGTGGGCCTGACGGTGCTGGTGTGGCACCTGGTGGCGGTGGACACCGAACGGCGTGCGCGCGAACGGTTCGACGCGGAGGCCGAGGAGATCGCACAGCGCATCGTCCAGCGTATGAACCTGTACGAATCGGGCCTGCGCGGCGCCCAGGCGCTGTTCAAGGCCGAGCCGGAGCCGACGCGCGCGCAGTGGCGCGAGTTCGCCGCCGGCCTTGACCTGGTAAACAACTTCCCCGGCGTGATGGGGCTGGGCTACGCGGTTTTCCTGCGCCACGACCAGCGCGCCGGGTTGGAGCGCCAGGTGCGCCAGGAAGGCTATCCGGATTTCCGCATTTGGTCGCTGGATCCGTTGTCGCGCGATGCGGCGGACGCCGCGCAGCCTCCGCCTTCGTCGGCGCCGGTCTACTATCTTGAGCCGTTCGACGAGCGCAATCGCCGCGCCTTCGGCTACGATATGTTCTCCGAACCGATCCGCAAGGTCGCGATGCGCAATGCCGCGCGCTCGGGCATGCCGGCGCTCAGCGCCAAAGTGGAGCTGGTCCAGAGCGCACGCGCCGGACACCAGCCGGGCTTCTTGATGTACTTCCCGGTCTACCGCAAACAGGCGGGATTGCCGGCCGGCGCGACGCCGGAGCAGCGCATGGCGGCCTTGCAAGGCTATGCCTACAGCCCGATCCTGGCGGAGGAGTTGATGCGCGATCTGCTCGTCGCGGGCGGCCAGGCCGACAACCACGCCGGAACGCACGCGATTCGGCTGGAGATCTTCGACGGCGACGAGACCGACGCCAGGGCACGGCTGTACGCCAGCGCCGCCGACCGCACGGAGAACGACCGCCTGCACTATCCGAATCCGTTCGCGCGCGAGATGCCGCTCGAACTGCTCCAGCATCGCTGGACCTTGCGCTTCACGTCGCTGCCGGCCTTCGAGCGCTCCATCGACCGTCAGAAATCGCACATCGTGCTGCTGGCCGGCGTCATTATCAGCCTGCTGTTCTTCGGCGTGGTGCGGGCGCTGACCGCGCGCCACGTCTATGCCACCGCGCTGGCGCGGCAAATGACCGGCGCGCTGCGCGAGTCGGAAAGCTCGCTGATCGCCGCGCGCGACCTGGCCGAAGCGGCCAGCCGCGCCAAGACCGAGTTCGTCGCCAACATGAGCCATGAGATCCGCACCCCGCTCAACGCCGTGCTGGGCATGACACATTTGTTGAACAACACCCCGCTCTCGCCGGACCAGCAAAAGTACCTGGAGATGATACGCAGCTCGGGCAACTCGCTGCTCGGGATCCTCAACGACGTGCTGGACTTCTCCAAGATCGAGGCGGGCCGCATGGAACTGGCGCCCGCGCCCTTCCAGCTTGGCGCCGTGCTGGAGACGCTGGCCAACATCATGACCGTCAACGGCGGCGAGAAGGACCTGGAGCTGGCGATCGGCATCGAGCCCGGCGTGCCGCAGGCGCTGGTCGGCGATGGTCACAGGCTGCAGCAGGTACTCGTCAACCTGGTCGGCAACGCCATCAAGTTCACCGAAAAAGGCTCGGTGGCGGTGCTGGTGGAACTGGTGGCCGGCGCACCCGGCACGCCAGGCGGGGATCAGGCCCCGGCGGACGCCCGGGCCGCGCAACTGCGCTTCACCGTCAGCGACAGCGGCATCGGCATCCACGCCGACAGCCTGGCGCAATTGTTCGCGCCCTTCTCCCAGGCCGACGCCTCGATGACGCGCCGCTTCGGCGGCACCGGCCTGGGACTGGCGATCTCGCGCCGCATCGCCGCCTTGATGGGCGGGGCCATCGAGGTGCGCAGCACGCCGGGCGTGGGCAGTGAATTCATGCTGACGGTGCCGATGCTGCGCGCCGACGCGCCCACCGACGACGATGCTGCCGGCCTGCCGCCACTGCACCTGCTGGTGGTCGACGACGACACGCTCAGCGCCCGCTATTTATACAAAACCATCCGCGCGCTAGGTTGGCGCTGCGACTGCGCAGGTTCCGGCGAGCAGGCGTTGGCGGTGCTGCGCGGGTCGGGCAGCCGTTATGGCGCCGTGCTGGTGGACTGGAACATGCCTGGCATGGACGGCGTGGCGACCATGGAGGCCATACGCGCCACGGGCCCAGGCGCCCCGCCCATCGTCCTGATGGTCAGCGCCTTCGGCCAGGGCAAGCTGCTGGACACCGACGGCGCGCAAAGCGCCGACGCGGTGCTGCTCAAACCTGTCACCGGCCAACGCCTGCAAGATAGCGTGCGGCTGGCGCGCAGCGCGCGCGACGCGTCGGCGGCAAGTCAAAAAAATTCGGAAAATGGCGGCGATCCGGCGGTCGCGGACTCCGCGCCCGCCACGGAAGCGCAATCGCCCGCGTCCGGGCCGCCTCCCGGCTTGCGCGTCGACGGCGTGCGCATCCTGCTGGTGGAGGACAATCCGATCAATCAGCTGGTCGCCCGGAGCATGCTCGATTACGCCGGGGCCACCATCGATTCGGTCGACAACGGCCGCGCGGCGGTCGACCTGCTGCGCACCGAATCGCACCGCTACGATCTGGTGCTGATGGACGTGCAGATGCCGGAAATGGACGGCTTCGAGGCGACGCGGTTGATACGCTCGGAATTGGCGCTGACGCTGCCCGTGCTGGCGATGACGGCCGGCGTGATGGCCTCGGAACGCGAACAATGCATCGCGTCCGGCATGAACGACTTCATCGCCAAGCCGATCGACGTTGAGGAAATGCTGCGCGCCATCCTGCGCAACCTGCCCGCGACACCGCACGCCGACGGCCGCTGA
- a CDS encoding DUF2141 domain-containing protein, producing the protein MTYQTATAFLAFLFAAAGVNAGASAADLTITVEGVASADGRLMVALYNAAETFRGKPYLARMAPASTGAVTLAFKELPAGDYAFAVYHDANGNGKLDLNAVGMPVEDYAFSNNAMGNRSAPSYEDARFQVPAGGAAVSVTLR; encoded by the coding sequence ATGACATACCAGACCGCCACAGCCTTCCTTGCCTTCCTCTTCGCCGCGGCAGGCGTCAACGCCGGCGCCAGCGCGGCCGACCTCACCATCACGGTCGAAGGCGTGGCCAGCGCCGATGGCCGCTTGATGGTCGCCTTGTATAACGCCGCCGAGACTTTTCGCGGCAAGCCGTATCTGGCGCGGATGGCGCCCGCGTCGACCGGCGCCGTCACGCTGGCGTTCAAGGAACTGCCGGCCGGCGACTACGCGTTCGCGGTCTATCACGACGCCAACGGCAACGGCAAGCTCGATTTGAACGCGGTCGGCATGCCGGTCGAGGACTACGCCTTCAGCAACAACGCCATGGGCAATCGCAGCGCGCCGAGCTACGAGGATGCGCGCTTCCAGGTGCCGGCCGGCGGGGCCGCCGTCAGCGTCACCCTGCGCTGA
- a CDS encoding carotenoid oxygenase family protein yields MMNQRRQFLSRGIGLAALGASAGPAFADSETSRRFHQALERNPRLSVYADTGGEQTGLALVGGSMPADLNGVFYRNGPGRFELGGERYHHWFDGDGFAQRWQVGGGKVAHRGRFVLTKKFDEENKAGRFLYPAFGTAIARRAMKNNDSVNVANTNLLPFNGALYALWEGGSAIELDPETLATRGAKTWRADLKAMPFSAHPKIDPDGGLWNFGNPPGGDQLVIYRLNAAGEVTRTAMVPVPRLNMVHDFVVSGRHLIFLVPPYAMRADAGLSLAERMQWDGAARPLRAVVIDKNTLELRRVFELPARSVFHLGNAFEDGACTRLDAVLHEGDVLPDPALPMRGDMRAYGAGRSATVQITLDYATGQAREARLFGVSEFPRVAPQVVSARHRRLAVLGADGVGKDLILNTVNLIDTDSGKADSYAFGAGWQVEEHVLVPRRGARSETDGYLVGVAQDTRRGQTVLTVFDAHNIKAGPRALARLSYRAPVCFHGNFLPT; encoded by the coding sequence ATGATGAACCAACGCCGCCAGTTTCTTTCCCGTGGCATCGGCCTTGCCGCCCTGGGTGCGTCCGCCGGGCCGGCCTTTGCCGACAGCGAGACCTCGCGCCGCTTCCATCAGGCGCTTGAGCGCAATCCGCGTCTGTCCGTGTACGCCGATACCGGCGGCGAACAGACGGGCCTGGCGCTGGTTGGCGGCAGCATGCCGGCGGACCTGAACGGCGTGTTTTACCGCAACGGGCCGGGACGCTTCGAGTTGGGCGGCGAGCGCTATCACCATTGGTTTGACGGCGACGGCTTTGCCCAGCGCTGGCAGGTCGGTGGCGGCAAGGTCGCTCATCGCGGCCGTTTCGTGTTGACGAAAAAATTCGATGAGGAGAACAAGGCGGGCCGCTTCCTGTATCCGGCCTTCGGCACTGCGATCGCGCGCCGCGCGATGAAGAACAACGACAGCGTCAACGTCGCCAACACCAATCTGCTGCCGTTCAATGGCGCCTTGTACGCGCTGTGGGAGGGCGGCTCGGCGATCGAACTCGATCCGGAGACGCTGGCCACGCGCGGCGCCAAGACCTGGCGCGCCGACCTGAAGGCCATGCCTTTTTCCGCCCATCCCAAAATCGACCCTGATGGCGGCCTGTGGAACTTCGGCAATCCGCCCGGCGGCGACCAGTTGGTGATCTATCGCCTGAACGCCGCCGGCGAGGTGACGCGCACCGCCATGGTGCCGGTGCCGCGCCTGAACATGGTGCACGACTTCGTCGTCAGCGGCCGCCACCTGATCTTCCTGGTGCCGCCGTACGCCATGCGCGCCGATGCCGGTCTCAGTCTGGCCGAACGCATGCAATGGGACGGCGCTGCGCGGCCGCTGCGCGCGGTCGTCATCGACAAGAATACGCTGGAACTGCGCCGGGTGTTCGAACTGCCCGCGCGCTCCGTCTTCCACCTCGGGAACGCGTTCGAGGATGGCGCCTGCACACGTCTGGACGCGGTGCTGCACGAAGGCGACGTCCTGCCCGATCCCGCGCTGCCGATGCGCGGCGACATGCGCGCATACGGCGCGGGACGCAGCGCCACGGTGCAGATCACCCTGGACTACGCCACCGGCCAGGCGCGCGAGGCGCGGCTGTTCGGCGTCAGCGAGTTCCCGCGCGTGGCGCCGCAGGTGGTGTCGGCGCGCCACCGCCGGCTGGCGGTGCTCGGCGCCGACGGCGTCGGCAAGGATCTGATCCTCAATACCGTCAATCTGATCGACACCGACAGCGGCAAGGCCGATAGCTATGCTTTCGGCGCCGGCTGGCAGGTGGAGGAGCACGTGCTGGTGCCCCGGCGCGGAGCGCGTTCGGAGACCGACGGCTATCTGGTCGGCGTGGCGCAGGACACGCGGCGCGGCCAGACGGTGCTGACGGTGTTCGATGCGCACAACATCAAGGCCGGTCCAAGGGCGCTCGCGCGATTGTCTTATCGCGCGCCGGTTTGCTTTCATGGTAACTTTCTGCCGACATGA
- a CDS encoding histidine kinase — protein sequence MNTIHDTIPGAKPPPIAHPLEVIPFFRRWPHSVPRNVVYTVIFSCAVALALTVIDMAGGASVQRLRSDFPTTLIISNLIGGLVYGGMFALNRSLDGWVARLRGARRMLFYVALMSFSVPVGIGLGNVLMNRTNPLLVLGQRGVWVYSLATGVLVAGFMYLVHRSGERRMQQAMAAARDNALIASSQRLLAEARLRALQAQIEPHFLYNTLANVVGLIGTQPAKAQHMLERFIDYLRASLAASRGDQATLASEAALLAAYLDVLAVRMGERLRYRIDVPDDLRGFAIAPMLLQPVVENAITHGLEPKVEGGEIVIGARLLGDRVCVEVSDTGAGLAGQGAAKKPGGGVGLSNLRERLASLYGGAARVELLENQPSGMTVRLMLPLNASPTSIPSTP from the coding sequence ATGAATACTATCCACGACACCATCCCGGGCGCCAAACCGCCGCCGATCGCGCATCCGCTCGAAGTCATCCCGTTTTTCCGGCGCTGGCCGCATTCGGTGCCCCGCAACGTTGTCTACACCGTCATCTTCAGCTGTGCGGTGGCGCTGGCGCTGACGGTGATCGACATGGCCGGCGGCGCGAGCGTCCAGAGGCTGCGCAGTGATTTTCCGACGACGCTGATCATCTCGAACTTGATCGGTGGGTTGGTGTATGGCGGTATGTTTGCGCTGAACCGCTCGCTGGACGGCTGGGTGGCGCGCCTGCGCGGTGCGCGGCGCATGCTGTTCTACGTCGCGCTGATGTCGTTCAGCGTGCCGGTCGGCATAGGCCTGGGCAATGTGCTGATGAACAGAACCAATCCCCTGCTGGTGCTGGGCCAGCGCGGCGTGTGGGTGTATTCGCTGGCGACGGGCGTGCTGGTCGCCGGATTCATGTACCTGGTTCATCGTAGCGGGGAGCGGCGGATGCAGCAGGCGATGGCGGCGGCGCGCGACAACGCATTGATCGCGTCGAGCCAGCGGCTGCTGGCGGAGGCGCGCCTGCGCGCGCTGCAGGCTCAGATCGAGCCGCACTTTTTGTACAACACGCTGGCCAACGTGGTCGGCCTGATCGGCACCCAGCCGGCCAAGGCGCAGCATATGCTGGAACGCTTCATCGACTATCTGCGCGCCAGCCTGGCGGCCAGCCGCGGCGACCAGGCGACGTTGGCCAGCGAGGCGGCCCTGCTGGCGGCCTACCTGGATGTGCTGGCGGTTCGCATGGGCGAGCGGCTGCGCTACCGTATCGACGTGCCGGATGACCTGCGCGGCTTCGCGATCGCCCCGATGCTGCTGCAGCCCGTGGTGGAGAACGCGATCACACACGGCCTGGAGCCGAAGGTGGAGGGCGGCGAAATCGTCATCGGCGCGCGTTTGCTGGGCGATCGCGTGTGCGTGGAGGTCAGCGACACCGGCGCCGGCCTGGCCGGCCAAGGGGCGGCGAAGAAGCCCGGCGGCGGCGTGGGCCTGAGCAATCTGCGCGAGCGCCTGGCCAGTTTGTACGGCGGCGCGGCTCGGGTAGAATTACTGGAAAATCAACCCAGCGGCATGACGGTGCGCCTGATGCTGCCTTTGAACGCGAGTCCGACATCGATACCTTCCACGCCCTGA
- a CDS encoding LytTR family DNA-binding domain-containing protein has protein sequence MWPELRVVAKAANGLDALRLIDEQAPDVVFLDIRMPGMTGLDVAARLMEGPKPPHIVFVTAFDQYAVEAFEHSAVDYLLKPAGLDRLSKTVVKLKTGLQARRDAVCEPSVASGVTAAALQALLTQLGGAVAAPVAAAEPLQWIRASQGDQTRLISIDEVIYFQSNDKYTSVFLADGESLIRTPISKLREQLDERQFWQIHRSVIVAARHVAGTRQDFRGRLMVQLKGRDEQLVVSRNYVDLFKQM, from the coding sequence GTGTGGCCGGAACTGCGGGTGGTCGCCAAAGCGGCCAACGGACTCGATGCGCTGCGCCTGATCGACGAGCAGGCGCCCGATGTGGTTTTCCTTGATATCCGCATGCCGGGCATGACGGGACTGGACGTGGCGGCGCGGCTGATGGAGGGGCCGAAGCCGCCGCACATCGTGTTCGTCACCGCTTTCGACCAGTACGCGGTGGAGGCTTTCGAGCATTCGGCGGTGGATTATTTGTTGAAGCCGGCCGGCCTGGATCGGTTGTCAAAGACGGTGGTTAAATTGAAGACCGGGTTGCAAGCACGACGCGACGCCGTGTGCGAGCCTTCGGTGGCGAGCGGTGTGACGGCGGCCGCTTTGCAGGCCTTGTTGACGCAGCTGGGCGGAGCGGTGGCGGCTCCCGTTGCGGCTGCGGAGCCGTTGCAGTGGATACGCGCCTCGCAGGGCGATCAGACCCGTTTGATCTCGATCGACGAGGTGATTTACTTCCAGAGCAATGACAAATATACGAGCGTGTTCCTGGCCGATGGCGAGAGTTTGATCCGCACGCCGATCAGCAAATTGCGCGAGCAGCTCGATGAGCGGCAATTCTGGCAGATACACCGCAGCGTGATCGTCGCGGCCCGGCATGTGGCGGGGACGCGGCAGGATTTTCGCGGGCGCTTGATGGTGCAGCTGAAGGGGCGCGACGAGCAACTGGTGGTCAGCCGGAATTACGTGGATTTGTTCAAACAAATGTAG